Within Bifidobacterium dentium JCM 1195 = DSM 20436, the genomic segment AAGGATCGCCGTGCATGCCAACGTCGTGTACATACCGGCATGATTATCATGCCGAAGAAGGGCTACTACATCAGTGCGCAGCAGTGGAATGCACTTTCCTACGCCGATCGCATCAAATGGACGCTTCGGACAGTTTGCCACGAACATCCGGACTGGGTGCTGTGTGGTCCGTCCGCCGCCGGTGCGTACGGTTACTCGACCACCCTGCAATTGCAGCGGTACGTGCACATCGCAGTGACGGAACGTTCCAAGGCGGGGCGTCACGGCTTCGTCATCGCACATTTTTACAAGGATCCTCCGCCGACGAAAGTAGTGGACGGCATGCAGGTCACCGCAGAAATTCAGACTATGGCGGACTGTGCGCGGATGCTGGATTTTGAAAATGCGATGATTGTGTGCTGCACGGGTTTGCGCAAAGGCAATCTCACGAAGACGCAACTGCAGGAGTTCGTTGGCAATAAAAGGAAGATCGGCGGAATCATCCGTGCACGTTATGTTGCGGAGCATGCGGAACCGGCATGCGAGAACGGCGGTGAGGTGGCCGCGCTCGCCGCGATGCTGGAATTGGGATTCGCGCAGCCACAGGCGCAGGTTACTTACGTAAGTCCGTTGGATGGTCGCAATATCAGGGCTGATTTTTCATGGGAACGTGACGATGGCAGCATTGTGGTCGGTGAGTTGGATGGTCGGCAGAAGTATGTGGACCCGTCCATGACGGTCGACGGTGACACGGTTGATGTGATTTTGCGAGAGAAGGACCGTGAAAGTGAACTGAATATGCTGAAAATTAACGTCGTAAGATTCCAGATGGAGCATGTCCGATTCCGGGAACCATTGCGGCGTCGGCTTGACGCGGCTCGAGTGCCACGTGACCCATGTGCCTATGCCTCGCCGTTCGCGGGATTCCGAAGCACCGCCTACTAGAAGCGTGGCAGTTCCTGTCCGGTTCCTCTTTCCCTTTGTTCTTTCCTGATTCTGTTCGCACACGAGCCGTGCCCGCTTGGCTTATAGCGCCACCGGATGAATCCGGTCCTTTGGCATGCCTGATCCGGGGGAATTTCAACCGGTTCTGGTGGCGTGTGGTCGTAGCGGGGCCTTCCTGTGTGTCCGATTCTGGTGAATCAGCCATCCGCACACCTTTAATCATGTTCTGTTTGTCCGATTCTGGTGAAACGGACACACAGAACGCTGGTTACCTCTCCGCCTTGGCTGATTCACCAGAATCGGACAAACAGAGGGGAAGACAGCCAAACGCCACGGCGGGAAGACTACCTCAGCGCCCGCCCCGCGGAACCTAGCTGCTTGCAAGCCTCGACCACACGTGCGGCCATCGAGGATTCGGCCTCACGACCCCACGAGCGTGGATCGTAGAACTTCTTGTTGCCGACTTCACCATCAATCTTCAGCACGGAATCGTAATTGCGGAACATGTGTCCTGCGATTGCACGTGAGAACGCATACTGTGTATCCGTATCAATGTTCATCTTGACCACGCCGTAGCTAACCGCTTCCGCAATCTCAGCCGCCGACGATCCGGAACCGCCGTGGAACACCAGGGGGAACGGCTTGCCTTCCGGCATGTCCGGCAGCGCACAAGTGGAAACGTGCGCGGCATCAACGCTTCCCAGGCGTCCGTCATGTGCGGCCGCCCATACTTCGGACTGAATGTCGTGCAGTAATCGTGGACGCAACTGCACTACGCCCGGCTTGTATGCGCCATGCACGTTGCCGAAGGTGAACGCGGCCATATAACGGCCGTGTTCACCCAACCCCAGTCGTTCCGCCACGCGTACGCCATCGGCGGGCGTGGAGTACAGCTTGTCGTTGATTTCCGCGGAATGGCCGTCTTCTTCGCCTCCGACCGCGCCAATCTCAATTTCGAGCACGGTGTGCGCCTTCACGGACTTTTCCAGCAGCTCCTCGGCGATGTCAAGATTCTCTTCCAGCGGAACCGTCGAACCGTCCCACATGTGGGACTGGAACGTCGGCTCTTCGCCGTGCTTGACCTGCTCCGCCTCATGCGCAAGCAGCGGGCGGACCCATTCATCCAGATATTGTTTGGCGCAATGGTCGGTGTGCAGTGCCACCGTAATGTTCGGATAGTGTGCGGCCACTTCATGCGCGAACGCGGCGAATGCGAGCGAGCCGACCACACGATTGTTGACCGATTGTCCGGAGAAATATGCGGAACCGCCCACCGACACCTGGATAATGCCGTCGGATTCCGCCTCGGCGAAACCCTGCAACGCAGCGTTCAGCGTCTGCGTACTGGTCACATTGATTGCGGGATATGCGTAGCCGCCACGACGTGCGGCATCCAGCATCTCGGCATAACGTTCAGGAGTTGCGATAGTCATGTCTCCATTATGTCTCGTTTTGTGACACTTTGGTTTTCTCATTGTGGTTTTGCGGGCCTCCGGCGGTCGGATCGTTTGCCGGCGCGGCAACGTCGCCTACAATTGCGGTAATCCCAATACGACGTCACGGCAATAGCAGCGAAAGAAGCCAGCATGACTTTGGAAGACGATATTGAAGAGCTGTCTTTTGAGGATAGCGTCCGTCCGCCGCGCAAACATCACACTTGGTTGCGCGTCATACTTGCGATGTTGCTGACCGTACTGGTCGCAGGAGGCGCAACGGGCGGCTGGTATCTGTGGAACTATCATCTGCGCCGCATTCCGGTTACCGTCAATCGTGTCGACCGTCTCGTTCGCATCGACAGCACGATTGCGACCCTGCTCCATGACAACGATGATTTCAACGCCAAGCCAGGCCGTCTGCTGGATATCACCGGCAAGGTCCTCGACAAGCGCGGCGGTGGAGCGATCATCGTGAAACGTAATGGCGCCGCCGTGGCAACCGCGCAACTTGGCAGCACACGTATGGCCGACAACGACGTAATCACCGTGGAATCCGGTAAGGATCAGACCGAAGCGCATACGGTACGGTACGACACCGTCAAATACGGTACCGACATCAATCTCAACAATGGGCCGCTGCAGGAAGTCAAACAACTCGGCAAGGACGGCATGAAAGAGATTTGGGTCGGGCGGAGATCCAAGAAGGAAGTCGACAAGGGATTCAAGAAGGAACCGCAGAATCTGGTGGTACAGTCGCGTTCGCCACGACCGGCCGGACGTAAGGTAATCGCATTGACGTTCGACGACGGGCCAAGCCAATACAGCGACGCGGTTCTGGACATACTCAAGGAGAAAGGCGTGAAGGCGACGTTCTTCGACGTCGGCGAAAGCTCCGCGCAATACCCGAAGCAGGAGAAGCGCATGCTTGCAGAAGGTCATCAGGTGGCGAGTCACAGCAACACGCATCCATACATGCCGAAGATGGGGCGTGACGAGTTGCGCGCGGAGATCACGGCAGGGTTTGACAATCTGAAGAAGGCATCCGGACTGGAAACGAAGGTGATGCGTGCCCCATATGGTGCGTTCGGCGTGGAACAGTGGAAGCAGTGCGCCGACCTGCTTGACATGAACGTGCTGTGGGATATCGATACGGAGGATTGGAAGATGCCCGGTGCGCAGGCCATTCATGATGCGGTGTTGAACAATGCGCATAACGGCGCGGTGGTGCTGATGCATGACGGCGGCGGCGACCGGTCGCAGGACGTGGAGGCGTTGCCGGGGATTATCGACGATCTGAAGAAGCAGGGGTACGAGTTCGTGACCATCGAGCAGCTGAGTGAGATGTAGAGCCTGGGGTGGATGGCGGCGGACGGGGTCGTGTGTTGCGGCGCTGCCGGGATTCCGTTTGTCCGATTCTGGTGAATCAGCCAAATAGCGTGCCTCGGCGTGCGCCTGAATGTCCGATTCTCCAGAATCGGACAGATGAGGGGTGAAAAGGCGGGCGTGCATGGCTGATTCACCAGAATCGGACAAACAGGATTGGCGACCCGCAGTAGAGGGCTCAAGGTACGCTGTTTTCGGCGGAATAAGGCGACAGCGTGGAGGTGCGTTATGCCGGGTATCGTGTTGATTGGCGCTCAGTGGGGCGACGAGGGTAAAGGCAAGGCCACCGATCTCATCGGTACCAAAGTCGATTACGTTGCACGCTTCAACGGCGGCAACAATGCAGGCCATACCGTGGTGGTCGGAGACGAATCGTACGCACTGCACCTGCTGCCATCCGGCATCATCAGTCCGACGGCTACCCCGGTCATCGGCAACGGCGTCGTGGTCGATCCCGAAGTACTGTTCGAGGAGATCGACGGCCTTGAAAGCCGCGGCGTGGACTGCTCCCGACTGTTGGTGAGCGAAAGCGCACACATCATCGCGCCGTATCATCGTGTACTCGACAAGGTGACTGAACGCTTCCTCGGCAAGCATAAGATCGGCACCACCGGCCGTGGTATCGGTCCGGCTTACGCTGACAAGATCAATCGTGTCGGCATCCGCGTGCATGACCTGTTCAACGCTGAGCATCTGCATGACAAGGTTGAGGCGAGCCTGCATCAGAAGAATCAGATGCTGGTCAAACTGTACAATCGTCGTCCGATTGATGTGGACCAGACCACCGACGAGCTGCTTAAGCTCGGTGAACGTCTGAAGCCTTACGTTGCCAATACTTCCTTGGTGTTGAACAAGGCGCTTGACGAGGGCAAGACCGTATTGTTCGAGGGCGGCCAGGCCACCATGCTTGACGTGGACCATGGCACCTACCCGTTCGTGACATCCTCCAACCCGACCGCCGGCGGTGCCTGCACTGGCACCGGCGTTGGACCGACCAAGATCACCCGCGTGATTGGCGTCTCCAAAGCATATGTGACCCGAGTCGGTGAGGGACCGTTCCCGACCGAACTGTTCGGTGAGGATGGCGACTGGCTGCGTGCCCAGGGCCACGAATACGGTGTGACTACTGGTCGTCCGCGTCGTTGCGGCTGGTTTGACGCGGTCGTGAATCGTTACGCATCCCAAGTCAACGGTCTGACCGATATCGTGCTCACTAAGCTTGATGTGCTTACCGGGCTTCAAGAAATTCCGATTTGTGTGGCTTACGACGTAAATGGTGAACGCCACGACGATATGCCGACCGATCAGGCTGAATTTGCCGTCGCGAAGCCCATTTACGAGACCATGCCGGGCTGGACCGAAGACATTTCCCAAGTGCATGATTTCAACGATCTGCCGCAAACCTGCCAGGATTACGTCAAGCGTCTTGAAGAGCTGTCCGGATGCCGCATTTCCGTGATTGGCACCGGCCCGCAGCGCGATCACATCATTCAGATCAATTCGCTCGTCGACTGATTCCCGCTGCGCTTCATTGGTAGTGTACGTATGATTGGTGTCGGCAGGTGTACGCCTGTCCGGCACCTTTTTTATCCCCTATTTGTCTGATTCTGGAGATTCGGACAAACAACTGGTGATCTGACATCCTTGTTTGTCCGTTTCTGGTGAATCGGACATGCGTGGGCGAGTTTGGATGCGTACGTGTCTGATTCTGGAGATTCGGACACATGGGGGTTGATATTGGAGGCGCGACTGGCTGATTCGCCAGAATCGGACAGTCTGTGTGAAGA encodes:
- the fbaA gene encoding class II fructose-bisphosphate aldolase, which translates into the protein MTIATPERYAEMLDAARRGGYAYPAINVTSTQTLNAALQGFAEAESDGIIQVSVGGSAYFSGQSVNNRVVGSLAFAAFAHEVAAHYPNITVALHTDHCAKQYLDEWVRPLLAHEAEQVKHGEEPTFQSHMWDGSTVPLEENLDIAEELLEKSVKAHTVLEIEIGAVGGEEDGHSAEINDKLYSTPADGVRVAERLGLGEHGRYMAAFTFGNVHGAYKPGVVQLRPRLLHDIQSEVWAAAHDGRLGSVDAAHVSTCALPDMPEGKPFPLVFHGGSGSSAAEIAEAVSYGVVKMNIDTDTQYAFSRAIAGHMFRNYDSVLKIDGEVGNKKFYDPRSWGREAESSMAARVVEACKQLGSAGRALR
- a CDS encoding polysaccharide deacetylase family protein, which gives rise to MTLEDDIEELSFEDSVRPPRKHHTWLRVILAMLLTVLVAGGATGGWYLWNYHLRRIPVTVNRVDRLVRIDSTIATLLHDNDDFNAKPGRLLDITGKVLDKRGGGAIIVKRNGAAVATAQLGSTRMADNDVITVESGKDQTEAHTVRYDTVKYGTDINLNNGPLQEVKQLGKDGMKEIWVGRRSKKEVDKGFKKEPQNLVVQSRSPRPAGRKVIALTFDDGPSQYSDAVLDILKEKGVKATFFDVGESSAQYPKQEKRMLAEGHQVASHSNTHPYMPKMGRDELRAEITAGFDNLKKASGLETKVMRAPYGAFGVEQWKQCADLLDMNVLWDIDTEDWKMPGAQAIHDAVLNNAHNGAVVLMHDGGGDRSQDVEALPGIIDDLKKQGYEFVTIEQLSEM
- a CDS encoding adenylosuccinate synthase, with protein sequence MPGIVLIGAQWGDEGKGKATDLIGTKVDYVARFNGGNNAGHTVVVGDESYALHLLPSGIISPTATPVIGNGVVVDPEVLFEEIDGLESRGVDCSRLLVSESAHIIAPYHRVLDKVTERFLGKHKIGTTGRGIGPAYADKINRVGIRVHDLFNAEHLHDKVEASLHQKNQMLVKLYNRRPIDVDQTTDELLKLGERLKPYVANTSLVLNKALDEGKTVLFEGGQATMLDVDHGTYPFVTSSNPTAGGACTGTGVGPTKITRVIGVSKAYVTRVGEGPFPTELFGEDGDWLRAQGHEYGVTTGRPRRCGWFDAVVNRYASQVNGLTDIVLTKLDVLTGLQEIPICVAYDVNGERHDDMPTDQAEFAVAKPIYETMPGWTEDISQVHDFNDLPQTCQDYVKRLEELSGCRISVIGTGPQRDHIIQINSLVD